A portion of the Gemmatimonadaceae bacterium genome contains these proteins:
- a CDS encoding class I SAM-dependent methyltransferase, whose product MTTYDILGRAYSARRHSDPRIAAAIASALGSSPSVLNVGAGTGSYEPADRAVIALEPSRVMIAQRPSDAAAAVCGVAEHLPFRDGQFDAVLGILTLHHWTDQRRGLLECRRVARDRVVLLTWDPTCNDYWLIREYFPEFQALDLPRFATFAELTAMMGPIEVHDVLIPADCTDGFLGAYWRRPEAYLDAVVRSGISSFHDVADDDPRLIRLRRDVESGDWAERHADLLARTTLDIGYRIVVARSSGSGARGDVRA is encoded by the coding sequence ATGACCACTTACGACATTCTCGGACGCGCCTACTCGGCGCGGCGACACAGCGATCCGCGAATCGCGGCCGCGATCGCGTCCGCCCTCGGAAGCTCACCGTCCGTGCTCAACGTGGGCGCGGGCACCGGCTCGTATGAGCCGGCCGACCGCGCGGTGATCGCGCTCGAGCCGTCGCGTGTGATGATCGCGCAGCGGCCGTCGGACGCCGCCGCGGCGGTGTGCGGCGTGGCCGAGCATCTTCCGTTTCGCGACGGGCAGTTCGACGCGGTGCTGGGAATTCTGACGCTGCACCACTGGACCGATCAGCGTCGCGGCCTGCTCGAGTGCCGGCGCGTCGCGCGCGATCGCGTCGTCCTCCTGACGTGGGATCCGACGTGCAACGACTACTGGCTCATTCGCGAGTACTTCCCGGAATTTCAGGCGCTCGATCTACCGCGCTTCGCGACCTTCGCCGAGCTGACCGCGATGATGGGCCCGATCGAAGTTCATGACGTGCTCATCCCCGCCGATTGCACCGACGGATTTCTCGGCGCGTATTGGCGCCGCCCCGAGGCGTATCTCGATGCCGTTGTACGGTCAGGGATTTCGTCCTTTCATGATGTTGCAGACGACGATCCACGTCTGATCAGACTGCGCCGCGACGTCGAGAGCGGCGACTGGGCTGAACGACACGCCGACCTCCTCGCGCGCACGACGTTGGACATCGGGTACCGGATCGTCGTCGCGCGTTCGTCCGGTTCCGGTGCGCGTGGCGACGTACGCGCATGA
- a CDS encoding ABC transporter permease, with amino-acid sequence MSRTRPTLKDRARAWSRRLRSLLRPRATEREADAELAFHLEMETEKYRRAGLTPDAARRAALLAFGGVNQTAEALRDVQRLAWIDDTIRDLKYSARTLRRAPAFTAAVVATLALTVGSATGVFAVVHAIVIAPLPYAQPERLIRIWEENRAQSVTHGPVSPGTFVALRARAHSLDHIALYGERDAVASVEDDHDHWAVHEAGATPSLFDVLEVHPILGSGFPPEPALDGQNQLQNSVVISYELWQRAFGGRPDVVGRTLKVDDAWSYRVRGVMPPGFAFPNGTDVWTPMSYAHSLSPVERQFRYYGSVARVRNTAPVERAERELAAIEAQLAAEYPASNAGWSLQTAPLDRAILGDNRPMLLALFGLAVCVLLIGCANVTTLVLARARARAHELAVRIALGADRRKLMRHSITDGLLLASLGGLAGIAAGYGTTHLLVAFAPSKLPRLSEVRFAGSALAFALLATTGVTLLVGVAPLARAGLDHAHSVMRSRTSAIGGGRPYRAALVAAQVALALMLTVAAALLVRSFERLRGTDLGFDRRNVYTAQLRVSVGRFPGARPWFLRVAYYDHLVSEVSRLPGVTGVGVTTLLPLTGDAHSGGMWRTDAPGAHGRKPPTSAADQWKAAFQAVTPGYFKTLNIPVVRGRSFDDTDRFTQDELTNPSVPRPVGVAIINQAMASRYFPGQDPLGKTIFLFDDQTFAAYRTIVGIVRNARGESVDKAPAPTVFIPFAQNPGIGGSLVLSSSLPASRFIPAVMKALKAADPAITIASVRPLQSAVTESLSPRRFLMLLVGGFAVLALLLSSVGVFGMVGYIVRSQTHEIGIRIALGARASQVIRLVVAEAFRSVGVGLAVGAVAAVGVGRGIQSLLYATSPVDLLSLGAAAAAIIVSAALATVLPAKHALGVDPIRSLRNE; translated from the coding sequence ATGTCTCGAACCCGGCCCACACTGAAGGACCGCGCGCGGGCCTGGAGCCGCCGCCTGCGTTCGCTGCTTCGCCCTCGGGCGACTGAACGGGAGGCGGACGCCGAGCTTGCGTTCCATCTCGAGATGGAGACGGAGAAGTACCGGCGCGCCGGACTCACGCCGGACGCGGCACGACGCGCGGCGCTGCTCGCGTTTGGCGGCGTCAATCAGACCGCCGAAGCATTGCGTGACGTGCAGCGGCTCGCCTGGATCGACGATACCATTCGAGATCTGAAATATTCCGCGCGCACGTTGCGGCGCGCGCCGGCGTTTACCGCGGCGGTCGTCGCGACGCTCGCGCTCACCGTGGGTAGCGCCACCGGCGTCTTCGCCGTGGTACATGCGATCGTGATCGCGCCACTTCCCTACGCGCAACCCGAGCGACTGATACGAATTTGGGAAGAGAATCGAGCGCAGAGCGTCACGCACGGGCCCGTGTCGCCGGGAACGTTCGTGGCGTTGCGCGCGCGAGCGCACTCGCTCGATCACATTGCGCTGTACGGCGAGCGTGACGCGGTGGCCTCGGTGGAGGACGACCATGATCACTGGGCCGTGCACGAAGCCGGAGCGACGCCGTCGCTGTTCGACGTTCTCGAGGTGCATCCCATTCTTGGCAGCGGATTCCCGCCGGAGCCAGCTCTCGACGGTCAGAACCAACTTCAGAATTCCGTCGTCATCAGCTACGAGCTCTGGCAGCGTGCGTTCGGCGGCCGACCCGATGTGGTCGGCCGGACGTTGAAGGTCGACGACGCGTGGAGTTATCGGGTGCGTGGCGTCATGCCGCCCGGATTCGCATTCCCGAATGGGACCGACGTCTGGACGCCGATGTCGTACGCTCACTCGTTGTCGCCTGTCGAGCGCCAATTTCGCTATTACGGCTCGGTTGCCCGCGTGCGCAACACGGCGCCTGTGGAACGCGCCGAGCGGGAGCTGGCGGCGATCGAGGCGCAGTTGGCGGCCGAGTATCCGGCCTCCAATGCCGGATGGTCGCTTCAAACCGCGCCACTCGATCGCGCGATACTTGGCGATAATCGTCCGATGCTCCTCGCGCTGTTCGGGCTCGCAGTCTGTGTATTGCTGATCGGCTGCGCGAACGTCACGACGCTCGTGTTGGCCCGGGCGAGGGCGCGGGCTCACGAGCTCGCCGTCCGAATCGCGCTCGGAGCCGACCGCCGAAAATTGATGCGCCATTCAATAACAGACGGCCTCTTGCTCGCGTCACTCGGCGGCCTCGCCGGCATCGCCGCCGGCTACGGCACTACGCACTTGCTCGTCGCGTTCGCGCCGTCGAAACTGCCTCGTTTGAGTGAAGTACGGTTCGCGGGTTCGGCGTTGGCGTTTGCGCTCCTCGCCACCACCGGCGTGACGCTTCTGGTGGGAGTTGCGCCGCTCGCCCGAGCCGGGCTGGATCACGCGCACAGCGTGATGCGGTCTCGCACGTCCGCGATCGGCGGCGGCCGCCCGTATCGCGCCGCGCTCGTCGCGGCCCAGGTCGCGCTCGCGTTGATGCTGACGGTCGCTGCGGCCCTATTGGTGAGGAGCTTCGAGCGACTGCGCGGCACCGATCTCGGATTCGACCGCCGGAACGTGTACACCGCGCAGCTGCGTGTATCCGTCGGCCGATTCCCCGGCGCGCGCCCTTGGTTCCTTCGCGTGGCGTACTATGACCACTTGGTCAGCGAGGTGTCGCGTCTTCCCGGAGTCACCGGCGTCGGAGTGACTACGCTGCTTCCACTCACTGGTGATGCGCACTCGGGTGGCATGTGGCGAACCGATGCGCCCGGCGCTCACGGACGGAAACCGCCGACGTCGGCCGCCGATCAATGGAAGGCGGCATTCCAGGCGGTGACGCCCGGCTATTTCAAAACTTTGAACATCCCTGTCGTTCGCGGTCGCTCGTTCGACGACACCGATCGTTTCACCCAGGACGAGCTGACGAATCCGTCGGTGCCCAGGCCGGTGGGAGTAGCGATCATCAACCAAGCGATGGCCTCGCGGTACTTTCCCGGCCAGGACCCTCTCGGCAAGACGATCTTTCTCTTCGACGACCAGACATTCGCCGCCTACCGCACGATCGTCGGCATCGTACGGAATGCGCGCGGCGAGTCGGTCGACAAGGCTCCGGCGCCTACCGTGTTCATCCCGTTCGCGCAGAATCCGGGAATCGGAGGCTCGCTCGTGCTATCATCCTCGCTTCCGGCATCGCGTTTCATTCCCGCCGTCATGAAGGCTCTCAAAGCCGCCGACCCGGCGATCACTATCGCGAGCGTCCGGCCATTGCAGAGCGCCGTCACCGAATCGCTTTCGCCACGGCGCTTTCTGATGCTGCTCGTCGGAGGCTTCGCGGTCCTTGCCCTGCTGTTGTCGAGTGTTGGCGTGTTCGGAATGGTTGGGTACATCGTGCGATCGCAGACCCACGAAATCGGGATTCGCATCGCACTCGGCGCGCGCGCCTCGCAGGTGATCCGCCTGGTCGTCGCTGAGGCGTTCCGTTCGGTCGGAGTCGGTCTCGCCGTCGGCGCGGTGGCCGCTGTCGGCGTCGGTCGTGGAATTCAATCGCTGCTGTACGCCACATCCCCTGTTGACCTGTTGAGTCTCGGAGCGGCGGCAGCGGCCATCATCGTCAGCGCGGCTTTGGCGACCGTGTTGCCGGCCAAGCATGCGCTTGGCGTCGATCCGATTCGATCCCTCCGAAACGAATAA
- a CDS encoding FAD-binding oxidoreductase: MTLSRRSFVSRSAIAAAAFAGRPLLGRSAFRDFPRAGSDFETLRASIRGTLLLPADAPYERARRTWSFNPRTDARPAAIVRCADADDVLKSVAFAREHSLELAVRGGGHDILGASTVNGGLIIDLSSMKAIEVDSRQRTARVQPGVVSGEFKAALPPDLAPVLGCNPAVGVAGLTLGGGIGWFLGTHGAACDNLASATIATAGGELLHVSENEHPDLFWAIRGGGGNFGIVTQLEYRVHPITTVVGGVVAFRQSDIGAFLRFYRDYMKAAPDPLAVEVSIFSDPDPVIWAMVCWNGPPDAGLRALEPLRTFATPIADTIEEAPWTRFLARMPQRTMVRTSNTYWRGDTLSVLSDGAISAFANSIASAPAGWQLGLGHYMHGRICDVAASATPFQRKLGQSTHFISASWSDGKDADRALTWVDGTWSALHQFADTGTYVNYLSESSNAAVRAAYGNSYERLAAIKRMYDPDNVFHRNRNIPPARA, translated from the coding sequence ATGACACTCTCCCGCCGGTCGTTTGTTTCACGTAGCGCCATCGCGGCCGCGGCATTTGCCGGCCGACCATTGCTGGGTCGGTCCGCGTTTCGCGATTTTCCGCGAGCGGGATCGGATTTCGAGACCTTGCGGGCGTCGATCAGGGGAACACTGCTGCTTCCGGCAGACGCGCCGTACGAGCGCGCGCGGCGTACGTGGAGCTTCAATCCGCGTACGGATGCCCGGCCGGCGGCAATCGTTCGCTGCGCCGACGCGGACGACGTCCTCAAGTCGGTCGCGTTCGCGCGCGAGCATTCGCTGGAGCTCGCCGTTCGCGGCGGCGGCCACGACATTCTCGGCGCCTCGACGGTAAATGGCGGCTTGATCATCGATCTCTCGTCAATGAAGGCCATCGAGGTCGATTCGAGACAACGCACGGCTCGAGTACAGCCTGGCGTGGTCTCAGGCGAATTCAAGGCGGCTCTTCCACCGGACCTCGCGCCCGTACTTGGCTGCAATCCCGCGGTCGGCGTCGCGGGACTTACGTTGGGAGGAGGCATTGGGTGGTTCCTGGGAACGCACGGCGCGGCGTGCGACAACCTCGCATCGGCAACCATCGCGACCGCCGGCGGCGAGTTGCTTCACGTGAGCGAGAACGAGCACCCCGATCTGTTCTGGGCGATTCGAGGCGGCGGCGGAAACTTCGGTATCGTGACGCAGCTCGAATATCGCGTACACCCGATCACTACTGTCGTGGGCGGCGTGGTCGCGTTTCGGCAGAGCGACATCGGCGCCTTCCTTCGCTTCTATCGCGATTATATGAAGGCGGCGCCTGATCCGCTCGCGGTCGAAGTGTCGATCTTCAGCGACCCCGACCCCGTAATCTGGGCGATGGTTTGCTGGAACGGTCCGCCTGACGCCGGACTACGCGCGCTCGAGCCGCTCCGCACATTCGCTACACCGATTGCTGATACGATCGAGGAAGCCCCATGGACGCGATTCCTCGCGAGAATGCCGCAGCGGACGATGGTCAGGACCAGCAACACCTACTGGCGCGGCGACACGTTGAGCGTGCTGTCCGACGGCGCGATTTCGGCGTTCGCCAATTCCATCGCCTCGGCGCCAGCCGGCTGGCAACTGGGCCTTGGCCACTACATGCATGGCCGCATTTGCGACGTCGCGGCGAGCGCGACGCCATTTCAGCGAAAGCTGGGTCAGTCCACCCATTTCATCAGCGCGAGCTGGAGCGATGGAAAGGACGCGGACCGGGCGCTCACATGGGTCGATGGCACCTGGAGTGCGCTGCATCAGTTCGCCGATACAGGCACGTACGTCAACTATCTCAGCGAGAGTTCCAACGCCGCGGTGCGTGCGGCCTACGGCAACAGTTACGAACGCCTGGCCGCGATCAAACGCATGTACGATCCCGACAACGTCTTTCATCGCAACCGCAATATTCCGCCTGCGCGTGCATAA
- a CDS encoding helix-turn-helix transcriptional regulator translates to MLGEFEQVLLLAILRIGENAYGIPIRDEIRDCTGRDVTLGAIYKTLGRLAEKGFVTATTGAPTPVRGGRRTRCYSVTAAGRRSIRESVRGLRKLTAGLDLRFDAR, encoded by the coding sequence ATGCTCGGCGAGTTCGAACAGGTGCTCCTGTTGGCGATCCTCCGGATCGGCGAAAACGCGTATGGCATTCCCATCCGCGACGAGATCCGCGACTGCACCGGACGCGACGTCACTCTTGGCGCCATCTACAAGACCCTCGGACGATTAGCCGAGAAGGGATTCGTCACCGCCACGACCGGAGCGCCGACGCCAGTGCGCGGCGGCCGGCGCACTCGATGCTACTCGGTGACGGCCGCCGGCCGGCGCTCCATTCGTGAGAGCGTACGGGGGCTGAGGAAGCTCACCGCGGGCCTCGACCTCAGGTTCGACGCGCGATGA
- a CDS encoding LytTR family DNA-binding domain-containing protein, whose protein sequence is MGRVVMNVLVVDDEPLARRVLRRALDLLPDIACVGECGRRDEAVAMILERKPDIVLLDIQLGRTTAFEIIEDIGVEEMPLVIFVTAYDRHALKAFEVHALDYVLKPVDPDRLREALDRAASVLSLQRGASLADRLERLLTHLPTALAPSAAPVPAQRLTVRDGEGLRLLESSQIEWIESAGNYVHVHSGGRAFVIRTTMDRVARRLAADTFLRVRRTALINTRFVGKIERYGKGTYVVHLRSGAKVVTGRFYQAGLRRLLELGA, encoded by the coding sequence GTGGGCCGGGTCGTCATGAACGTGCTCGTGGTGGACGATGAGCCGTTGGCGCGGCGGGTGCTCCGGCGCGCGCTCGACCTCTTGCCGGACATCGCGTGCGTCGGCGAGTGCGGCCGCCGCGACGAGGCGGTCGCGATGATTCTCGAGCGCAAACCGGACATCGTGTTACTCGATATCCAACTGGGCCGCACGACGGCATTCGAGATCATTGAAGACATCGGCGTCGAGGAAATGCCGCTGGTCATCTTCGTGACGGCGTATGACCGCCACGCACTCAAGGCGTTCGAGGTGCATGCGCTCGACTATGTCCTCAAACCCGTTGATCCCGATCGCCTGCGGGAAGCGCTCGACCGGGCCGCCTCCGTTCTGTCGTTGCAGCGCGGGGCTTCACTCGCCGATCGGCTCGAACGGCTGTTGACGCATCTGCCGACTGCTTTGGCCCCCAGCGCTGCACCCGTTCCGGCACAACGCCTGACGGTGCGAGATGGAGAGGGACTGCGCCTGCTCGAATCCAGCCAGATCGAGTGGATCGAGAGCGCCGGCAATTACGTACACGTGCATAGCGGCGGTCGCGCGTTCGTGATCCGGACGACGATGGATCGCGTCGCGCGGCGCCTGGCAGCCGATACGTTCTTGCGCGTGCGACGCACGGCCCTCATCAACACGCGCTTCGTGGGAAAGATCGAGCGGTACGGCAAGGGCACCTACGTCGTGCATCTCCGCAGCGGTGCGAAGGTGGTCACCGGCCGGTTCTATCAGGCCGGTCTGCGCCGATTGCTCGAGCTCGGAGCCTAA
- a CDS encoding ADOP family duplicated permease yields the protein MRQLWTDVRHAARSLRSAPGFAILCAVTLGLGIGSAAAMFGIVDRILLHGPDHVIEPARVMRFYATVRHPPNELETNSTTSYAAYTGLRDGAHAFASIGAYQSSSWVVGTGVNARSLPGVAASADLFTTLGVRPYLGRFYSAAEDDPRAPQDVTVLAYEYWIRAFGGDRDILGRTITIAFRPFTVIGVAPPGFTGAERSEVDYWIPLSSGAHPRPDWPTTWNARWVQIVARVRPGIDADQASSDATTAFRRAYTGTDTNWRDATISVRPISFTPEGTEPAVASLARWLTGVTVVVLLIACANIGNLLLARALRRRGELAVRLVLGMSRRRMIQLLLADGMLVALLGGAVGVVVANAAGNGIRRFFLTDMTWTTSAVDPRVLAVIVVLTAIVSLVVSVTPLLQSRRIDLSQAVKGGARDGGGRHERVRTMLLFAQTALTAVLLIAAGLFVRSLMNVRRIDLGIDTDKVVAASVYWPVSPPGDSAAKAAAAQQALAWNRIRDSVAHRSDVTAASLVIGSPFRSAFTVNLSVPGRDTIPVLGGGGPYVTAVGDDYFRTVGTRLLSGRVFSPHEGASRVRAAIVNETMARTLWPHERALGKCLLIGGLEQCATIVGIVADAHRFGIREEPAMQYYVPLGQEIGISGTTLLVRPRGPVGAAIEMTRRTVARLAPAARYVDVAALQDRVDPQIRTWRVGAALFGAFAALAMIVAATGLYSVIGYLVAQRMREFGVRIAVGATGRNIITLVVGYGVRVVFIALSAAILVAWALGGRIGPQLFDESPHDPVVYVAVSATMLAVALIALIMPAWRAARTDPALALRQE from the coding sequence ATGCGCCAACTCTGGACCGACGTGCGGCATGCGGCGCGGAGTCTTCGCTCCGCGCCGGGCTTCGCGATCCTCTGCGCCGTTACGCTGGGACTCGGGATCGGCTCTGCCGCGGCCATGTTTGGAATCGTCGATCGCATCCTGCTCCATGGCCCCGATCATGTGATCGAGCCCGCGCGGGTCATGCGATTCTACGCCACCGTCAGACACCCGCCCAACGAGCTCGAGACCAATAGCACGACGAGTTACGCCGCGTACACGGGATTGCGCGACGGTGCGCATGCTTTCGCGAGCATCGGCGCATACCAATCGAGCTCCTGGGTCGTGGGAACAGGTGTGAACGCTCGCAGCCTGCCCGGCGTCGCCGCATCGGCGGATTTGTTCACCACGCTCGGGGTTCGGCCCTACCTTGGCCGGTTCTATTCCGCCGCCGAGGACGATCCGCGTGCGCCGCAGGACGTGACGGTGCTCGCGTACGAGTACTGGATCAGAGCGTTTGGCGGTGATCGCGACATTCTTGGACGCACGATCACGATTGCCTTCCGTCCATTCACGGTGATCGGCGTTGCACCACCGGGATTCACCGGCGCCGAACGCTCGGAGGTCGACTACTGGATTCCGCTGTCGAGCGGTGCTCATCCCCGGCCTGACTGGCCGACCACGTGGAACGCGCGCTGGGTGCAGATCGTTGCGCGCGTGCGTCCGGGAATCGATGCCGATCAAGCATCGTCGGACGCGACGACGGCGTTTCGGCGCGCGTACACGGGAACGGACACGAACTGGCGTGACGCGACGATCAGTGTGCGGCCCATCTCGTTCACGCCTGAAGGAACCGAGCCCGCGGTCGCATCGCTTGCGCGGTGGTTGACAGGGGTGACGGTCGTCGTGCTCCTCATTGCCTGCGCGAACATCGGCAATCTGCTGCTTGCACGCGCGCTCCGGCGGCGCGGCGAGCTGGCGGTGCGCCTGGTGCTTGGCATGAGCCGACGGCGAATGATTCAGCTGCTGCTCGCCGATGGCATGCTCGTCGCGCTCCTCGGCGGCGCGGTGGGTGTCGTCGTCGCGAACGCCGCGGGGAACGGGATTCGCCGTTTCTTTCTCACCGATATGACGTGGACGACGTCGGCGGTCGATCCGCGCGTGCTCGCCGTGATCGTCGTTCTGACCGCAATCGTCTCGCTCGTCGTTTCCGTGACGCCGTTGCTTCAGTCGCGTCGCATCGATTTGTCGCAGGCGGTGAAGGGCGGCGCGCGCGACGGCGGCGGCCGACACGAGCGAGTACGCACCATGCTCCTGTTCGCGCAAACCGCGCTCACCGCCGTGCTTCTTATCGCCGCCGGCTTGTTTGTGAGAAGTCTCATGAACGTGCGGCGGATCGATCTCGGGATCGACACCGACAAGGTCGTGGCGGCATCGGTGTACTGGCCGGTGTCGCCGCCGGGCGACAGCGCCGCCAAAGCCGCGGCGGCGCAGCAGGCGCTCGCATGGAATCGGATTCGCGACAGCGTGGCTCATCGGTCGGATGTGACGGCCGCCAGTCTCGTCATCGGTTCGCCATTTCGCAGCGCGTTCACCGTGAATCTGAGCGTGCCGGGCCGGGACACGATCCCGGTCCTCGGCGGCGGCGGGCCGTATGTGACCGCGGTCGGCGATGACTACTTTCGAACCGTCGGCACGCGCCTGCTCAGCGGGCGAGTATTCTCTCCGCACGAGGGCGCGTCGCGCGTCCGCGCCGCGATCGTCAATGAAACGATGGCGCGCACCCTCTGGCCGCACGAACGAGCGCTGGGCAAGTGTCTGCTCATCGGTGGACTCGAGCAGTGCGCGACGATCGTTGGCATCGTCGCGGATGCCCATCGGTTCGGCATTCGCGAGGAGCCGGCGATGCAATACTACGTTCCGCTCGGCCAGGAGATCGGCATCTCCGGGACGACGTTGCTCGTCCGGCCACGCGGGCCGGTTGGCGCGGCGATCGAGATGACGCGGCGCACGGTTGCGCGGCTTGCCCCGGCGGCGCGGTATGTCGACGTCGCCGCGCTGCAGGACCGCGTCGATCCGCAGATTCGCACGTGGCGCGTTGGCGCGGCGCTGTTCGGCGCGTTCGCGGCGCTGGCGATGATCGTCGCCGCCACCGGTTTGTATAGCGTGATTGGTTATCTCGTTGCCCAGCGGATGCGCGAGTTCGGCGTGCGCATCGCGGTCGGCGCTACGGGAAGGAACATCATCACGTTGGTCGTCGGCTACGGTGTTCGGGTGGTGTTCATCGCATTATCCGCCGCGATTCTCGTCGCATGGGCGCTCGGCGGACGCATTGGCCCGCAGTTGTTCGACGAGTCGCCACACGACCCCGTTGTCTATGTGGCGGTGTCGGCGACGATGCTTGCCGTGGCGTTGATCGCGCTGATCATGCCCGCATGGCGCGCGGCACGAACCGATCCGGCGCTGGCGCTGCGGCAGGAATAG
- a CDS encoding PadR family transcriptional regulator codes for MARSSTDLLRGTLDLLILRSLALGALHGWALAQRIEQQSEHLLRIGQGSLYPALRRLEQQGWIQSEWRTTEDNRPARFYTLTASGRRALTAETKSWRQYVYAVDLILDGR; via the coding sequence ATGGCCCGCTCGTCGACCGACCTCCTGCGCGGAACTCTCGATCTCCTGATCCTCCGATCACTGGCCCTCGGCGCCCTGCACGGCTGGGCGCTGGCCCAGCGCATCGAGCAGCAATCGGAGCATCTCCTTCGCATCGGCCAGGGCTCGCTCTACCCCGCGCTCCGAAGACTCGAACAGCAGGGCTGGATCCAGAGCGAATGGAGAACGACGGAAGACAATCGTCCCGCGCGGTTCTACACCCTGACCGCATCGGGGCGCCGCGCGCTGACCGCTGAAACGAAGAGCTGGCGCCAGTACGTCTACGCGGTCGACCTGATTCTGGATGGGCGGTGA
- a CDS encoding histidine kinase — protein MATDVMRITRTTRITQISRIVALALAAGTLFTGQVVLTQLHTGQPVDVGPTVLAALLFWGLWALLTPVVLVATHRWPLDTTPIYRPVLLHLGLSIVMAVVQTMLAFGLGSFALYLSGSAGAHEALKAATSPSALAWGAFAGMFFYWLVAAVDAALRFRGRYAALELELNRSKLDALRSQLRPHFLFNTLNAISGLVPQGDNAHRMILRLSSLLRRSLDEDSHEVPLRTELTFLDDYLDIQRLRFGDQLVVEVDTEPGALGARVPVFLLQPLLENAIEYGESDDGHTTIRLSAHRDGDQLVIRVEDDGPGLAVVNPVREGVGLGNTRARLNHLYGARAAVELSARRDAAQLRGTSVVIRLPWAGSS, from the coding sequence ATGGCAACCGACGTAATGCGGATCACGCGGACCACGCGCATCACGCAGATCTCGCGAATCGTGGCGCTCGCGCTCGCGGCGGGCACGCTGTTCACGGGGCAAGTGGTGCTCACGCAACTCCACACCGGCCAGCCCGTCGACGTCGGACCGACCGTCCTCGCCGCGTTGCTGTTCTGGGGGTTATGGGCTCTGCTGACTCCCGTGGTCTTGGTGGCCACGCACCGTTGGCCACTCGACACAACGCCGATCTATCGACCGGTGCTTCTGCACTTGGGCCTATCGATCGTCATGGCCGTCGTACAAACCATGCTTGCGTTCGGCCTCGGGTCGTTCGCGTTGTATCTGTCCGGATCGGCCGGTGCGCATGAAGCATTGAAAGCCGCCACCAGTCCGTCCGCGCTGGCATGGGGTGCCTTTGCTGGTATGTTCTTCTACTGGCTGGTCGCCGCAGTGGATGCGGCGCTGCGCTTCCGAGGTCGCTACGCCGCACTGGAGTTGGAGCTCAACCGGTCGAAGCTCGATGCGTTACGATCGCAGCTTCGGCCTCATTTTCTTTTCAATACGCTCAACGCCATCTCGGGGCTCGTACCGCAGGGTGACAACGCTCACCGGATGATATTGAGGCTGTCCTCGCTCCTGCGGCGGAGTCTCGACGAAGACTCCCACGAGGTTCCGCTTCGGACGGAGCTGACGTTCCTCGATGATTATCTCGACATCCAGCGGCTGCGGTTCGGAGACCAACTGGTCGTCGAGGTCGACACGGAGCCAGGCGCGCTCGGGGCGCGAGTGCCGGTGTTCCTCTTGCAGCCGCTCCTGGAAAACGCGATCGAGTACGGAGAATCCGACGATGGCCACACGACGATTCGTCTGTCCGCTCATCGCGACGGAGATCAGCTGGTCATCCGCGTCGAGGACGACGGACCGGGGCTGGCAGTCGTGAATCCGGTACGCGAAGGCGTCGGGCTCGGAAATACGCGGGCGCGGCTGAACCATCTGTACGGCGCGCGAGCGGCGGTCGAGCTGTCGGCGCGGCGCGACGCCGCGCAACTGCGCGGCACCAGCGTCGTGATCCGGCTGCCGTGGGCCGGGTCGTCATGA
- a CDS encoding DUF6632 domain-containing protein has protein sequence MKRQRAVQVVVGLVGLLYLSWMYPLFDSLLRPNWLQNHQDAFPMFVSVNTVLGVFLLLAVKQPARHRSLIAFGAWSTLAHATTMAVMTAEAWSHGLHRKDSPQDIVIVGAIGLLLLAALPARDPAPARTERSHSARTSVQPNPAGA, from the coding sequence ATGAAGCGTCAGCGCGCGGTGCAGGTCGTCGTGGGCCTCGTGGGCCTCTTGTATCTGTCCTGGATGTACCCGCTGTTCGATAGCCTGTTGCGGCCCAACTGGCTTCAAAACCATCAGGACGCCTTCCCGATGTTCGTGAGCGTCAACACCGTGCTCGGGGTCTTTCTGTTGCTGGCCGTGAAGCAGCCGGCACGACATCGCTCGCTGATCGCATTTGGCGCTTGGTCCACGCTCGCTCATGCGACAACGATGGCGGTCATGACCGCCGAAGCCTGGTCGCACGGGCTGCACAGGAAGGACAGTCCACAAGACATCGTGATCGTTGGCGCGATTGGCCTGCTGCTCCTCGCCGCGTTACCGGCACGAGACCCAGCACCGGCGCGCACGGAGAGATCTCATTCCGCTCGAACCTCCGTTCAGCCGAATCCAGCGGGGGCGTAG